One segment of Rhodopirellula baltica SH 1 DNA contains the following:
- a CDS encoding type I phosphomannose isomerase catalytic subunit, producing MTSTPLRFRPLLKQTIWGGRRLGEMLHKPIGDADDYAESWEIVDHGDDQSVVTDGEMAGQSLGELFANRREWLMGKDWVEANPNANTFPLLLKFLDCNRVLSVQVHPDDAYGATMQPPDLGKTEAWVILHSEPDSVIYSGLKAGVDRESLREMMLAGETDRALHSYHPEVGDCVFIPAGTVHALGGGLVVAEIQQSSNTTFRLFDWNRVDASGKSRPLHIESSLEVSDYERGPVEPIRKPIHSGTETLVECDKFVLRRVHGSDQTIAGDDRCHLLTVISGEATLSGENGPTKLATGESVLLPAACDQMDLQAGESTVLWMSPPTSI from the coding sequence ATGACATCCACACCGTTGCGTTTTCGTCCTCTGCTGAAGCAAACCATTTGGGGCGGACGCCGATTGGGCGAGATGCTGCACAAGCCCATCGGTGATGCGGACGACTACGCCGAAAGCTGGGAGATTGTCGATCATGGTGACGACCAGAGCGTCGTCACCGACGGCGAAATGGCGGGGCAATCGTTAGGGGAACTGTTTGCCAACCGTCGCGAGTGGTTGATGGGCAAGGACTGGGTGGAAGCCAACCCCAATGCGAACACGTTTCCCTTGCTTTTGAAGTTCCTGGATTGCAACCGTGTGTTGTCGGTCCAAGTGCACCCGGACGATGCCTACGGTGCGACGATGCAACCGCCGGATCTGGGCAAGACGGAAGCCTGGGTGATTCTGCACAGCGAACCTGACAGTGTGATTTACTCGGGGCTGAAGGCTGGTGTTGATCGCGAATCTTTGCGAGAGATGATGTTGGCGGGTGAGACCGATCGTGCGTTGCACTCGTATCATCCCGAAGTGGGAGATTGCGTTTTCATTCCTGCGGGAACGGTGCACGCTTTAGGTGGCGGATTGGTGGTCGCGGAGATTCAGCAATCCAGCAACACGACGTTTCGATTGTTCGATTGGAACCGCGTGGATGCATCGGGCAAATCGCGACCGCTGCACATTGAGTCGTCGCTGGAAGTGTCGGATTACGAACGCGGGCCGGTTGAGCCGATTCGCAAACCGATTCACAGCGGAACGGAAACGTTGGTCGAGTGTGACAAGTTTGTGCTGCGACGAGTGCATGGCAGCGATCAAACGATCGCCGGTGATGATCGTTGTCACTTGCTGACAGTGATCTCGGGCGAGGCGACTCTGTCGGGTGAAAACGGCCCGACGAAACTGGCCACCGGCGAGAGCGTGTTGCTGCCCGCCGCGTGCGACCAGATGGATTTGCAGGCCGGAGAATCCACCGTGCTGTGGATGTCACCACCGACCAGCATTTGA
- a CDS encoding glucose 1-dehydrogenase, whose amino-acid sequence MDFLMKAVAVKPGTPNSVHMQEIARPSVDQVADGLGVLVKVLKVGVDATDREINDALYGNAPDGDDYLVIGHECFGVVEAVGENVKRVKPGDYVTATVRRPGNSIYDLIGTNDMTSEETYYERGINLRHGFLTEYFVDEEEYIVRVPQGLQHLHVLQEPMSCAAKAVHQAYEAQRRMKVWNPKVAYVLGAGQIGLLTTLVLKLRGLEVFTLARGEAPNLKAEIVEGMESTYVSTSQTSMTELVAKTGRPDLIVDATGFSPLAFEAMEHIGHNGVVVWTGITGGERKTEVPSDKINLEWVLGNKLLLGSVNANRGHFEMGIRDLALGDMMFPGVLEKILTNPVDGLDNYKEMMRLLVEDKDALKVFVNVATA is encoded by the coding sequence GTGGATTTTTTGATGAAAGCCGTCGCGGTCAAGCCGGGAACTCCCAACAGTGTTCACATGCAAGAGATCGCTCGTCCCTCGGTTGACCAAGTCGCCGACGGCCTGGGTGTGCTGGTCAAAGTCTTGAAGGTGGGCGTCGACGCGACGGACCGCGAAATCAATGACGCCCTCTACGGCAACGCTCCCGACGGTGACGATTATTTGGTCATCGGCCACGAATGCTTCGGCGTCGTCGAAGCGGTTGGTGAGAACGTCAAACGAGTCAAACCCGGCGACTATGTGACCGCCACCGTCCGCCGTCCTGGTAATTCGATCTATGACCTGATCGGCACCAACGACATGACCAGCGAAGAAACCTACTACGAACGCGGCATCAACCTGCGTCATGGTTTCTTGACCGAGTACTTCGTCGACGAAGAAGAATACATCGTTCGTGTGCCACAAGGCTTGCAACACCTGCACGTGTTGCAAGAACCAATGAGCTGTGCAGCCAAAGCGGTGCACCAAGCCTACGAAGCTCAACGCCGAATGAAGGTTTGGAACCCCAAGGTCGCTTACGTCTTGGGCGCCGGACAAATCGGTTTGCTGACCACGTTGGTGCTGAAGCTTCGCGGACTCGAGGTCTTTACGCTCGCCCGCGGTGAAGCTCCCAACCTGAAGGCTGAAATCGTCGAAGGAATGGAATCGACCTATGTCAGCACCTCACAAACATCCATGACGGAATTGGTCGCCAAGACCGGTCGTCCCGATTTGATTGTCGACGCAACCGGATTCAGCCCGCTGGCCTTCGAAGCGATGGAACACATCGGGCACAATGGCGTTGTGGTTTGGACCGGCATCACCGGTGGCGAACGCAAAACCGAAGTTCCTTCGGACAAGATCAACTTGGAATGGGTGCTCGGCAACAAGCTCTTGCTCGGCAGCGTCAACGCCAACCGCGGCCACTTTGAAATGGGCATTCGTGACCTCGCACTTGGTGACATGATGTTCCCAGGTGTGTTGGAGAAAATCCTGACCAACCCGGTTGATGGCCTCGACAACTACAAAGAGATGATGCGTTTGTTGGTCGAAGACAAAGATGCCCTGAAGGTGTTCGTCAATGTCGCAACCGCGTGA
- a CDS encoding nucleotidyltransferase, producing MNLQQSVSRIIAALNEAGLDYMLVGSFSSMYYSFPRSTTDADFVIGTADFDIQSLSNSLGSEFKFDPQLSFETIGGSIKNEIQIVGSPFRIELFRLTDQAFDQVRFERRQKVTIAGDEVWIPTPEDVILQKLIWSRPQDKNDVLGVIAVNYQELDQRYLQEWAEKLGLAEEFTSAWALAIESVK from the coding sequence GTGAATCTTCAACAATCGGTTTCGAGAATCATTGCCGCTCTCAATGAGGCTGGACTAGATTATATGCTCGTCGGATCGTTCTCGAGCATGTACTATTCATTTCCACGATCCACAACGGATGCCGACTTTGTGATCGGCACTGCTGATTTCGATATTCAGTCACTATCAAACTCGCTTGGCAGCGAGTTTAAGTTCGATCCACAGCTCTCTTTCGAGACTATTGGTGGTTCGATCAAGAATGAAATTCAAATCGTGGGCAGCCCCTTCCGAATCGAGCTGTTTCGTTTGACCGACCAAGCTTTTGATCAAGTACGGTTTGAACGTCGTCAAAAAGTCACCATTGCAGGCGACGAGGTTTGGATTCCGACACCAGAAGACGTCATTCTGCAAAAGCTCATCTGGTCTCGCCCCCAAGACAAGAATGATGTGCTGGGTGTGATCGCGGTGAACTACCAAGAGCTCGATCAAAGATATCTCCAAGAGTGGGCGGAAAAGCTCGGACTTGCCGAAGAGTTTACTAGCGCATGGGCGTTGGCGATCGAGTCAGTGAAATGA
- a CDS encoding cold shock domain-containing protein, translating into MNRPRTDHSDDTEKPFRIQKRRLGRIKVIKPEGEYGFIDSDDFREDVFFHFKAWEAYNGETFDIDSYVEFELDDDQFDEKKRLRAKVFRPTDRPDGKKLSARDATFDLVYHHPKARRRRPTWRDNQS; encoded by the coding sequence ATGAACCGACCTCGAACAGACCATTCCGACGATACGGAAAAGCCGTTTCGCATTCAGAAACGCCGCTTGGGCCGCATCAAAGTCATCAAGCCCGAAGGCGAATACGGCTTCATCGACTCGGACGATTTCCGCGAAGACGTCTTCTTCCACTTCAAAGCGTGGGAAGCCTACAACGGCGAGACATTCGACATTGATTCCTATGTCGAATTCGAATTGGACGATGACCAATTCGATGAAAAGAAGCGTCTGCGTGCGAAGGTGTTTCGTCCCACCGACCGTCCTGATGGCAAGAAACTGTCGGCCCGTGACGCGACCTTTGATCTGGTGTACCACCACCCAAAAGCCCGACGTCGACGTCCAACTTGGCGCGACAATCAGTCCTGA
- the sufD gene encoding Fe-S cluster assembly protein SufD has translation MTTTSTLTFDAAGFEAFLASRKDEPQWLTDLRRESFSHADAMDWPARRSEEWIRTDIRTFQINKFAPPVEATAGDVPAVHQLRDGVEPGGVLETYDSQVVSESLDEELAAKGVIFGSLERLCREQPDKVRPFLYTVVDPDYDKFAALHAAFWSGGQFLYVPRGVVIEKPIYLGSTLSDGGTDTAHTLIVLEDGAEATVLHECNSANPEAAGLHMGAVELIQKPGSHLRYVNVQEWGHKTYHFAHQQANIDRDSQLQWTIAAMGSGLSKVNQSVDMVGAGANCQVNGVMFTEGRQHLAYHTQQYHRAPNCHSDFLYKSAQQDKSRTVWRGMIKVDKVAQKTDGYQRNDNLVLSNHSRADSIPGLEIEADDVRCTHGSTTAKVDEEQIFYARCRGFTQKEATRMIVSGFFQQIFDRITIESVRDALAAAIARQVREYE, from the coding sequence ATGACCACCACCTCGACCCTCACGTTTGATGCCGCGGGCTTCGAAGCCTTTCTCGCATCGCGGAAAGATGAACCGCAATGGTTGACCGATCTGCGACGGGAATCGTTTTCGCACGCCGACGCAATGGATTGGCCCGCTCGTCGTAGCGAAGAATGGATCCGCACGGACATTCGAACCTTCCAAATCAATAAGTTCGCTCCGCCGGTCGAAGCAACCGCGGGCGACGTCCCAGCCGTTCACCAGCTTCGTGATGGAGTGGAACCTGGCGGCGTTTTGGAAACCTACGACAGCCAAGTGGTTTCCGAATCGCTCGACGAAGAACTCGCCGCAAAAGGCGTGATCTTCGGCAGCTTGGAACGTCTGTGCCGCGAACAACCGGACAAGGTTCGCCCGTTCCTCTACACGGTCGTGGATCCTGACTACGACAAGTTCGCTGCACTGCATGCTGCGTTTTGGTCCGGTGGCCAATTCCTGTACGTGCCACGTGGCGTCGTGATCGAAAAACCAATCTACCTTGGTTCAACGCTGAGCGACGGCGGAACCGACACGGCTCACACATTGATCGTGTTGGAAGACGGCGCCGAAGCGACCGTTCTTCACGAGTGCAACAGTGCCAATCCAGAAGCGGCCGGTTTGCACATGGGTGCGGTCGAGCTGATTCAGAAACCTGGTTCGCATCTGCGGTACGTCAATGTCCAGGAATGGGGCCACAAGACGTATCACTTCGCGCACCAACAAGCGAACATCGACCGCGACTCGCAACTGCAATGGACCATCGCTGCGATGGGTTCGGGTCTGTCGAAGGTCAACCAATCGGTCGACATGGTGGGTGCCGGAGCCAACTGCCAAGTCAACGGCGTGATGTTCACGGAAGGCCGCCAGCACTTGGCCTACCACACCCAGCAATATCACCGGGCGCCGAACTGCCACAGCGACTTCTTGTACAAGTCCGCTCAGCAGGACAAGAGCCGTACCGTGTGGCGTGGGATGATCAAGGTCGACAAGGTCGCTCAGAAGACCGACGGATATCAACGCAACGACAACTTGGTCTTGTCCAATCATTCGCGAGCCGATTCGATTCCTGGATTGGAAATCGAAGCTGATGACGTGCGTTGCACGCACGGCAGCACGACGGCCAAGGTCGACGAAGAGCAAATCTTCTACGCTCGTTGCCGAGGCTTCACCCAGAAGGAAGCCACTCGCATGATCGTCAGTGGATTCTTCCAGCAGATCTTCGACCGGATCACGATCGAAAGCGTCCGCGACGCACTGGCCGCCGCGATCGCACGTCAAGTTCGCGAATACGAGTGA
- a CDS encoding D-2-hydroxyacid dehydrogenase, protein MSQPRERLPLSEIDSVRRVVLCYPALPRHIEQLETTLAELKADPNCQLNHDVEVVDAGQERIDELLPTADIFIGHAKVPVDWDRVLAAGRLGWIQSSAAGLDHCLVPGVIANPNIMVSSASGLFAPQVAEQTFALLFGILRRIGLFERARPKREFIRLPTDDLRGKTIGIVGLGGNGRAIAAKLAPWDVRLIATDYYPEDCPTEVETLWPAERVNDLFAASDIVILTLPLNASTRKWIGAEQIAAMKPGGYLINVARGQVLDEEALIDALQSGHLAGAGVDVTYTEPLPEDSPLWDDPNVLITPHVGAQSARRVDDSNDLACVNLRRYFHGETIINRVDKTLGFPHPNDSHAAWVQSRS, encoded by the coding sequence ATGTCGCAACCGCGTGAACGATTGCCGCTCAGTGAGATCGACTCGGTTCGCCGAGTCGTCTTGTGCTACCCCGCCCTGCCGCGACACATCGAACAACTCGAAACGACGCTCGCGGAATTGAAGGCGGACCCGAACTGCCAACTCAACCACGACGTCGAGGTTGTGGATGCGGGTCAGGAACGCATCGACGAATTGCTTCCCACGGCAGACATCTTCATCGGCCATGCCAAGGTTCCCGTCGACTGGGATCGCGTGTTGGCGGCCGGACGCTTGGGTTGGATTCAATCCAGTGCCGCCGGCCTGGATCACTGCCTTGTTCCTGGCGTGATTGCCAATCCAAACATCATGGTCAGCAGTGCCTCGGGACTGTTTGCACCTCAAGTCGCCGAGCAAACATTCGCATTGTTGTTCGGCATTTTGCGACGCATTGGGCTGTTTGAACGAGCCCGGCCCAAACGCGAATTCATTCGCCTTCCCACCGACGATCTTCGCGGAAAGACCATTGGCATTGTTGGTCTGGGTGGCAACGGGCGAGCCATCGCGGCGAAGCTTGCACCATGGGATGTTCGTCTCATCGCGACGGATTACTACCCCGAAGATTGCCCGACCGAAGTGGAAACGCTTTGGCCAGCCGAGCGCGTCAACGATCTGTTCGCCGCCAGCGACATTGTGATTCTGACGTTGCCGCTGAACGCTTCGACTCGCAAATGGATCGGAGCGGAACAGATTGCCGCGATGAAACCGGGCGGCTACCTGATCAACGTGGCTCGCGGCCAAGTGCTCGACGAAGAAGCCCTGATCGATGCTTTGCAAAGCGGTCATTTGGCAGGGGCCGGCGTCGATGTGACCTACACCGAACCATTGCCCGAAGACAGCCCGTTGTGGGACGATCCCAACGTGTTGATCACGCCACACGTCGGCGCTCAATCCGCTCGCCGAGTCGATGACTCAAACGATTTGGCTTGCGTCAATCTTCGACGTTACTTCCATGGTGAAACGATCATCAACCGAGTCGACAAGACACTCGGATTTCCTCACCCGAACGATTCGCACGCAGCCTGGGTTCAATCAAGATCATGA
- the sufB gene encoding Fe-S cluster assembly protein SufB — MATDVTENDQIGEINKYNFRTETTGVFKAQKGLSAEVVNQISDIKNEPDWMREFRLKSLAEFESRPMPKWGGALDLDFQDIYYYLKPTGQSEKSWDDVPQEIKDTFDKLGIPEAEKKFLAGVKAQFESEVVYGSLQEDLAKQGVLFTDTDTAVREHPELLREYFGKVIPPTDNKFAALNSAVWSGGSFIYVPPGVQIEFPLQAYFRINAESMGQFERTLIIVDEGASIHYVEGCTAPMYTTESLHSAVVEVIVKKDARCRYTTIQNWANNIYNLVTKRAYAYQDATMEWVDGNLGSKLTMKYPAVHMMEPGARGEILSIAFSSAGQHQDAGAKLVHAAPNTTGQIISKSISKNGGRSSYRGLVRVEPGAHNSKNNVVCDALILDPESRSDTYPYIEIAEQDVQIGHEASVSRIGEEQMFYLLSRGLTESEASTMIVNGFIEPLVKELPMEYAVEMNRLIQLQMEGSVG; from the coding sequence ATGGCGACCGACGTCACTGAAAACGACCAAATCGGCGAAATCAATAAGTACAACTTCCGCACCGAAACCACCGGTGTCTTCAAAGCCCAGAAGGGCCTGAGCGCGGAAGTCGTCAATCAAATTTCGGACATCAAGAACGAACCCGATTGGATGCGTGAGTTCCGGCTGAAATCTTTGGCCGAGTTCGAATCGCGACCGATGCCCAAATGGGGCGGGGCGCTCGATTTGGATTTCCAAGACATCTACTACTATCTCAAACCGACCGGCCAGTCCGAGAAGTCTTGGGACGATGTTCCCCAAGAAATCAAAGACACGTTTGACAAGCTGGGCATTCCCGAAGCCGAGAAGAAGTTCTTGGCCGGCGTGAAGGCACAGTTCGAAAGCGAAGTCGTTTACGGATCGTTGCAAGAAGACCTCGCCAAACAAGGCGTGTTGTTCACCGATACCGACACCGCGGTTCGCGAACATCCTGAATTGTTGCGTGAGTACTTCGGCAAAGTCATCCCGCCGACCGACAACAAATTCGCCGCACTCAACAGTGCGGTTTGGTCCGGCGGTTCGTTCATCTATGTGCCACCTGGCGTGCAGATCGAATTTCCTCTGCAAGCTTACTTCCGTATCAACGCGGAAAGCATGGGCCAATTCGAACGAACGTTGATCATCGTCGACGAAGGTGCCAGCATTCACTACGTCGAGGGCTGCACCGCTCCGATGTACACGACCGAATCGCTGCACAGCGCCGTTGTGGAAGTGATCGTCAAAAAGGACGCTCGTTGTCGCTACACGACGATCCAAAACTGGGCCAACAACATCTACAACCTCGTGACCAAACGCGCTTATGCGTACCAGGACGCGACGATGGAGTGGGTCGACGGAAACCTTGGCAGCAAACTGACGATGAAGTACCCCGCTGTTCACATGATGGAACCCGGTGCTCGTGGCGAGATCCTTTCGATCGCGTTCTCGTCCGCTGGTCAGCACCAAGATGCTGGTGCGAAGCTTGTGCACGCGGCTCCGAACACAACGGGCCAAATCATCAGCAAATCGATCAGCAAGAACGGCGGTCGCAGCAGCTACCGCGGTTTGGTTCGCGTCGAACCGGGGGCTCACAACAGCAAGAACAACGTTGTCTGTGACGCGTTGATCCTGGACCCGGAAAGCCGCAGCGACACGTACCCCTACATCGAGATCGCCGAACAAGACGTTCAGATCGGTCACGAAGCCAGCGTTTCGCGAATCGGCGAAGAGCAAATGTTCTATCTGCTCAGCCGCGGTCTGACCGAATCAGAAGCCAGCACGATGATCGTCAACGGTTTCATCGAGCCGCTCGTCAAAGAGTTGCCGATGGAATACGCCGTCGAAATGAACCGATTGATCCAACTGCAAATGGAAGGCAGTGTCGGCTAA
- the pdxH gene encoding pyridoxamine 5'-phosphate oxidase, whose translation MSDFIPPAMDQMRKNYSLGGLHENDAKSDPLVQFQSWFEEALEDVPNWFEPNAMTLSTSDVSGDITSRIVLLKGVEEKKFLFYTNYDSTKGSQMRANPRVSLCLFWPHCQRQVRIQGTVDKVSREMSETYFHSRPRDSQLGAHVSQQSSVIDSREAMESSLAQLKARYPEGTQIPLPENWGGYAVTPMSFEFWQGRPSRLHDRLVYKRDDADSNDWVMQRLSP comes from the coding sequence ATGAGCGATTTCATCCCACCCGCCATGGACCAAATGCGAAAGAACTACTCTTTGGGAGGGCTGCATGAAAACGACGCGAAATCCGACCCTTTGGTTCAGTTTCAGTCTTGGTTTGAAGAAGCGTTGGAGGATGTTCCAAACTGGTTCGAACCCAATGCGATGACGCTTTCAACGAGCGATGTCAGCGGCGATATCACCAGCCGCATCGTTCTTTTGAAGGGAGTCGAAGAGAAAAAGTTCCTCTTCTATACGAACTACGATTCGACCAAAGGATCGCAAATGCGAGCCAACCCGCGAGTTTCGCTGTGTTTGTTCTGGCCACACTGCCAACGCCAGGTCCGCATCCAAGGGACGGTGGACAAGGTCTCGCGTGAGATGTCGGAAACGTATTTTCATTCCCGTCCCCGCGACAGCCAATTGGGTGCTCACGTCAGTCAGCAGTCCTCGGTCATCGACTCTCGTGAAGCGATGGAGTCATCGTTGGCGCAATTGAAAGCTCGCTATCCCGAAGGCACCCAGATCCCATTGCCTGAGAATTGGGGCGGCTATGCGGTGACTCCAATGAGCTTTGAGTTTTGGCAAGGACGGCCGAGTCGGTTGCATGATCGTTTGGTTTACAAACGCGACGACGCCGACTCAAACGATTGGGTGATGCAGCGTCTGTCGCCCTGA
- a CDS encoding helix-turn-helix transcriptional regulator: MATSPSTSDSTTDTSTEGPISVVTSRSQPAVNAAAVRSVDRELLLCLRSGKPKAIGDLTEQLGVTATAVRQRVERLLEVGLIAREKVVAGRGRPTYHYVLTPAGYRRAGADATELAEAMWAEIVAMADGDVREQLITAIASRLGRQFAAALRGDADGVAVHDEKKPSCSCQQIGADQDSFQERMQRLTAMLQTKEISASLIEPASQQDGVLPVLDIEACPYPSLTAAAGDRSMCRLEEQMLSEALGEDVHLSSCRMDGDSCCQFSTKSDNEPNSPSNSESG; encoded by the coding sequence ATGGCAACATCTCCTTCCACTTCTGATTCGACCACCGACACGTCGACCGAAGGCCCCATTTCGGTGGTGACTTCGCGATCGCAACCGGCGGTCAATGCAGCAGCGGTTCGGAGTGTGGATCGTGAGTTGTTGCTTTGTCTTCGCAGTGGCAAGCCGAAGGCGATCGGTGATTTGACGGAACAATTGGGCGTGACCGCGACGGCGGTTCGGCAGCGTGTCGAACGGTTGCTCGAGGTTGGGTTGATCGCTCGAGAGAAAGTCGTTGCTGGTCGTGGTCGGCCGACTTACCACTACGTTTTGACGCCCGCGGGTTATCGCCGAGCGGGTGCGGATGCGACCGAATTGGCCGAGGCCATGTGGGCGGAGATCGTCGCGATGGCTGACGGTGATGTTCGCGAACAATTGATTACCGCGATCGCGTCTCGACTGGGGCGTCAATTTGCCGCGGCATTGCGAGGCGATGCTGATGGCGTTGCGGTTCACGACGAAAAGAAGCCGTCGTGTTCGTGCCAGCAAATTGGTGCGGACCAAGATTCGTTCCAAGAACGGATGCAGCGATTGACGGCAATGCTGCAAACGAAGGAGATTTCGGCCTCGCTGATCGAGCCGGCTTCTCAACAAGACGGTGTCCTGCCGGTTTTGGACATCGAGGCATGTCCTTATCCAAGTTTGACCGCTGCGGCGGGCGACCGTTCGATGTGCCGACTCGAAGAACAAATGTTATCCGAAGCTTTGGGCGAAGACGTTCATCTGAGCAGCTGCCGGATGGACGGCGACTCCTGTTGCCAGTTTTCAACCAAATCGGACAACGAACCCAATTCACCCTCCAATTCCGAATCGGGCTGA
- a CDS encoding YqgE/AlgH family protein yields MQNVQAGNLLVSSTLVDGTVLNQAVCLMVHEDTEHAIGLMLNRPMQAMAGAITIQGTPQETPKIPRWNAEDLDETSEGDSTIDPSSDSIEHPVSGVPSVVISGDQKDQLAQQLLSGKLANGSSLHFGGPLSGPIVAVHSNRELAEAETGEGIFVAAQRENLEALMKSSDLPYRLIIGHLGWTAEQLENEIEEGIWHRIPATSDLLNSDDAMMWPRMIRRATANSVARWLDTTDVPGSAELN; encoded by the coding sequence ATGCAAAACGTTCAAGCGGGTAATTTGCTGGTCAGCTCGACGTTGGTCGATGGCACGGTGCTGAACCAAGCGGTTTGCCTGATGGTCCACGAAGACACCGAACACGCCATTGGATTGATGCTCAACCGCCCCATGCAAGCCATGGCGGGTGCGATCACCATCCAGGGGACTCCGCAAGAAACGCCGAAAATCCCTCGTTGGAACGCGGAAGATTTGGACGAGACATCCGAAGGCGATAGCACCATTGATCCATCATCCGATTCGATCGAACACCCTGTTTCGGGTGTTCCCTCGGTCGTGATTTCGGGCGACCAGAAAGACCAACTGGCACAGCAACTCCTTTCAGGAAAGCTCGCAAATGGTTCCTCGTTGCACTTTGGTGGACCGTTGTCGGGGCCGATTGTGGCCGTTCATTCGAACCGCGAATTGGCGGAAGCCGAAACCGGCGAAGGCATCTTTGTCGCCGCTCAACGCGAAAATTTGGAAGCGTTGATGAAATCCAGCGACCTTCCCTACCGGTTGATCATCGGCCATTTGGGTTGGACCGCCGAACAGCTCGAAAATGAGATCGAAGAGGGAATTTGGCACCGAATTCCTGCCACATCAGATCTTTTAAATTCAGATGACGCGATGATGTGGCCCCGCATGATCCGTCGTGCGACGGCAAATTCAGTCGCTCGTTGGCTGGATACGACTGACGTTCCTGGATCGGCCGAGTTAAACTGA
- the sufC gene encoding Fe-S cluster assembly ATPase SufC, whose protein sequence is MNHILKIENLHVSVGDKPILRGVNLTIKHGETHALMGPNGSGKSTLGLAIMGHPGYTVTEGSITLDGEDVLAMAPDERARTGIFMAFQRPMAIPGVKMADFLRHATTNVRNPDRKEGEELIPMREFRKELKEKMAHLRMDVEFARRYVNDGFSGGEMKRAEILQLAMLQPKFAVLDETDSGLDADAVRLASESIADIGREKMGLLIITHHDKLLVHNPPEFTHVMLGGRLVETGGKELAVELHEHGYDRIRKAYPEAEAANQEMLAEETAV, encoded by the coding sequence ATGAACCACATCCTGAAAATCGAAAACCTGCACGTCTCCGTCGGCGACAAACCGATTCTGCGTGGGGTCAACCTGACGATCAAACACGGCGAAACACACGCCTTGATGGGACCCAACGGGAGCGGCAAAAGCACGCTCGGTTTGGCGATCATGGGTCACCCCGGCTACACGGTCACCGAAGGCAGCATCACGTTGGACGGCGAAGACGTCCTTGCGATGGCACCCGATGAACGTGCTCGCACCGGAATCTTCATGGCGTTCCAACGTCCCATGGCGATTCCCGGCGTGAAGATGGCTGACTTCCTTCGTCACGCAACGACCAACGTTCGCAACCCAGACCGTAAAGAAGGCGAAGAGTTGATTCCGATGCGGGAATTCCGCAAGGAACTGAAGGAAAAAATGGCTCACTTGCGTATGGATGTTGAGTTCGCACGTCGCTATGTCAACGATGGGTTCTCCGGCGGTGAAATGAAGCGAGCTGAGATCCTTCAACTCGCCATGCTGCAACCCAAATTCGCCGTTCTCGATGAAACGGACTCGGGATTGGATGCCGACGCGGTGCGTTTGGCTAGCGAATCGATCGCTGACATCGGCCGCGAAAAGATGGGTCTGTTGATCATCACGCACCACGACAAATTGTTGGTGCACAACCCGCCCGAGTTCACACACGTGATGCTCGGTGGCCGTCTGGTTGAAACCGGCGGCAAAGAATTGGCCGTGGAATTGCACGAGCATGGTTACGACCGAATCCGCAAGGCGTACCCCGAGGCCGAAGCTGCTAACCAAGAAATGTTGGCCGAAGAAACCGCGGTCTGA